The following is a genomic window from Triplophysa rosa linkage group LG11, Trosa_1v2, whole genome shotgun sequence.
CCTTCTGGCGATGCTATACGGGATTGGTATGTTCTCCATGAATCACATATCAACACAATTTAACAACACCTATAAAACttatttacaaataaacaaataatagaagcattattttctaaaatataCGTACAGTATAGTACTCTTTGCAGGGCCTTTATGCAGCATCCTAGTGAATCGATTTGGGTGTCGACCAGTGATGTTGGTGGGTGGTCTCTTTGCATCCCTGGGAATGATTTTGGCATCATTTGCCACAAGCATCATTCACATTTACTTGTGTACAGGAGTCATAACAGGTACTTaagtcatcattttttatttacaagatGGATTGAAGTCTATCTAGGGACTTGTAAATAGTTGACTTGTATACGCTGCCTTTCTGATTTCAGGTCTTGGTTTGGCTCTGAACTTCCAGCCATCACTCATTATGCTCAATCGATATTTCAGTGAAAAGCGGCCGCTGGCTAATGGTCTGGCAGCTGCCGGGAGCCCGGTGGCCCTGTGTTGTCTCTCTCCGTTGGGCCAGGTTCTTCAGTATAAATATAGCTGGAGAGGGGGCTTCCTCATCTTGGGGGGGATTCTGCTCAACTGCTGTGCCTGTGGGGCTTTAATGAGACCTCTGATCTCACCAAAGAAGGTAAACACTCCTGTGaatgaaaacacaaatgatGACACAAAGCCCAAGTTTAAGTTACTGGACTTGAGTGTTTTCAGAGATTGTGGCTTTGTCATTTACACCGTGGCCGCCTCCATCATGGTGCTTGGTTTATTTGTGCCTCCGGTGTTTGTGGTGAGCTATGCCAAAGAGCTAGGAAACGAGGACACAAAATCCGCCCTCCTGCTCACCATTCTGGGTTTCATTGATATTTTTGCAAGGCCCACGTGTGGCATCATTGCAGGACTCAAGTGGGTTCGTCCACGCTGTGTCTATCTCTTCAGTTTCGCTCTTCTATGCAATGGCATCACAGATCTGGTGGGGTCCATGTCTAAAGACTACGGTTCTCTAGTGGTCTTCTGCATCTTCTTTGGGATTTCTTATGGCATGGTGGGCGCCTTGCAATTTGAGGTTCTTATGGCTGTAGTGGGGACGGAGAAGTTCTCAAGTGCCATTGGTTTAGTTCTTCTGCTTGAAGCCATTGCTGTGCTGGTTGGACCTCCATTTGCTGGTAAGTTTcattaataatttataaaaaaattgattTCGTAAGCATTGGCAGATTCTCTTGAAGCtattgaaatgtatttctgtCACTTGATCATTACAAGGGCGTCTCTTGGACTACACTAAGAACTACATGTATGTCTTCCTGCTGGCTGGGAGTGAAGTTGTGATGTCTGCTTTAGTACTGGCCATATGTAACTTTCTGTTCATAAAAAAGAAGCCAGAAACACCAGAAGCTACAGCAGAAGGTGGAGTGACAGAGGTGAATAATCAGTCCAGTAACTCATCTACAGAGGATCCGCACAAGGCCAATGGGAACTCAGAAAAACCAAAGGATTCGGTTGAACTGAGACCTGAGAATGTGAGGTTGATCCATCAGAGGAGGAAACATTCCTTAAAGAAAAAGATGGGCAGAACATTGCTTGTATTCCAGAAACTGACCCATGAAAGAATTTGACATTTCCTGCTGAGGTTAGACAGACCCAAATAAAAGGATTGAAGAGCATAGCAGTATTAATGTCTGCGATTGTGTAGTGGTGATTTCATAATGTTTGTGCTAGTCACTGACAGATTAATATTTTATCAATATTACAGACATACAGTGTACTATGCACttgataatataaatatatattaaaaactgCCACACTATATAAAGATTCATCAACATACTATGATGCACTTTGAAGACAAAAGTACACATATTCCCTTAAGGAcagatttccattgaaaatcttgtcatcgtttactcaccctcttgtcattccaaacctgtataacttttttCTGCTgcataacaaattattttgaagaatgttagcaatcaAAAAtccccctttgacttccattatggacacaaaaccacagagacatttctcaaaataccgtcttttgtgttccacaaaaggaAGAGccatacacaggttttgaatgaggaagaataaatgatgacagaatttgtattttcagATGAActttaaaaagtgaaaaacaaacattggaACAAGCTTTTATCTAATGAACTGGTGAGCAGGAATAGGGCTCTTTCTTCTTCAAGTGCTTTTGTAATTCTACATGTATTTCAAAGATGTGGGTCACTATTAATAACTCGTATGTTCAGACATGCAATatctaaaaacattttgtttttgtgcgtTTCAGCAGTGTATTCAATAGGCTTTACTGTAGTGCATAAAGATAAGTGTTATAATCCTTCACTGTCCTTAAAATTGTTCTAGCTGCTGCTAACTGTTATactgtttacatttactttatatatatattatattcattaatGTGTCTTAATTCCACAGGACAGGAACACGTCAGCTGAATACAGTTTATGTTAAAGTGGAATTTGGTTGTATTGGAATTTGATTGTCAGTGTTTATTGTACTGTGAATTACTGTCTGCCATTCCATTCTAAAACTGCATTTTAACTTATtaatactatacagtatattaagatTCTATGATGGTGTATAGTGAGGTAGAGagcagacatctgcaatacatgcatttactttatacaaaaaaaacccTAAGCTGTTCCCTTAGCCAGTTTTAACCCAAATAACCCGTAAatcaaaactcaaaacaaagaggTTAAAGTAAATGGCACAAGCATACCACGCAGTGGCATTGTTCTAATTTTATAGCATCAAGTGTGGAGAGCTCTTAACTAGTTGAgatgtgtattttgtataacattttttcaGGGCAGCTAAGAGAAGCGTAGACTCATTACTCCCAAAGTCAGTCACTGTGGTTCTCTAAAATAGACTAGAAAATCCACACACTCCGATATAGCAGCTAAAACTAAACAACctgtgaaaatgtattttcgTTAATTTCCAGTGTGCCTACAGTTTctgaattttgtatttgtattgtttactttcaaaatagttttaataatggaTGTAAAAACGAGTCCACCTCTATCTGCTGAAAACACCAAAGCTGCGTAATAAATGTTGAATCCACAACGAATAATTGTCCTGTATGCTATTTCTTTCATAGGCCATTTTATGGTACAAAATGAAttacaattaaatatattttataacattaaggaaatataataaaaacccATATAGGAACACACCAGTACACTGCTGTAGATTAAGTGTCAAACTGGTGCTACCTGTCACTCATTATGTGAACTGCAAGAATCAACTGCGTGGATACTAGAGGTTCATTTTTTCCAGGTTGTCTTTGGGGtgtcaaattattttttcataGAGAAAAAGATGATGCACCGAAAttaaaattcttggccgaagccgaataaaaatgaaacacttgtcCGAATACCGAACATTGCTTttcgcatttcttctatttatgtAGCCAATTTTTTCCCTATTGCACAAaatgaatggtcaaaatgtacttttatattttgtcttgcttttcaatataatttaaaataaaattgagcaaaacaagtgtgctaaattaaaacaaaaactgagccctctcccttcatgaatagcatatattaggcctataactgactgctgaaagaatgtactgtactctgtacccctacaacaaaacactttattaaaaagtgttattcaacataaactaaaaatatgaataaacgaaaactgttggctctctttatgccctgtctgaaaccaatattaagaaatgaggctgaaaggtaataaagttgctaactcctggcttcagtgttgttacatcgagctgaatagcctgtggagcaaactagaacaaaacagcacaaatgtttctaaaagctctgat
Proteins encoded in this region:
- the slc16a3a gene encoding LOW QUALITY PROTEIN: monocarboxylate transporter 4-like (The sequence of the model RefSeq protein was modified relative to this genomic sequence to represent the inferred CDS: inserted 1 base in 1 codon), with amino-acid sequence MGGVVLDEGSSGVKAPDGGWGWAVLFGCFVITGFSYAFPKAVSVFFKELIREFDVGYSDTAWISSILLAMLYGIGPLCSILVNRFGCRPVMLVGGLFASLGMILASFATSIIHIYLCTGVITGLGLALNFQPSLIMLNRYFSEKRPLANGLAAAGSPVALCCLSPLGQVLQYKYSWRGGFLILGGILLNCCACGALMRPLISPKKVNTPVNENTNDDTKPKFKLLDLSVFRDCGFVIYTVAASIMVLGLFVPPVFVVSYAKELGNEDTKSALLLTILGFIDIFARPTCGIIAGLKWVRPRCVYLFSFALLCNGITDLVGSMSKDYGSLVVFCIFFGISYGMVGALQFEVLMAVVGTEKFSSAIGLVLLLEAIAVLVGPPFAGRLLDYTKNYMYVFLLAGSEVVMSALVLAICNFLFIKKKPETPEATAEGGVTEVNNQSSNSSTEDPHKANGNSEKPKDSVELRPENVXVDPSEEETFLKEKDGQNIACIPETDP